A window of Ptychodera flava strain L36383 chromosome 1, AS_Pfla_20210202, whole genome shotgun sequence contains these coding sequences:
- the LOC139149302 gene encoding receptor-type tyrosine-protein phosphatase F-like — MKLISLENVLNVIFLLSVGNLEPHIENYHRGDIVKVTRNKASHLSCTATGRPAPTIQWLYGTVVRQGQDEFPVDNAEDPDLKDVTSQLTYTPTLDDEGKTIKCKSDNDADTKHQETNIYLEIQAIPTSVTVLPYGSSDIITLTHDVEEIFTCIAIGAKPKSSIQWYIGDEEQTAESETSRHNQQDPRLQDTIISFSSLSFDTYDNGDNIVVTADKATTLMCIASNSYPSTNIRWCLADQDITSNATDIITWNMDGTMNTTSSLVLIPRKDMFGKPLYCEGNNVVQIIPREPDPPTDISVIEVTWENITVTWTAGYDGGFPQYFVVGRRMSGTGDFDESQAIHESQYTLTELQPETAYDIYIKAKNNIDWSQPSETIVVVTSAIPLSPLNPPSGQSNTGIIAGLTTPLILLMVAFVTVLLILLRKGIIGRKVVREDALSWIMSM, encoded by the exons ATGAAACTTATTTCCTTGGAAAATGTACTAAATGTAATTTTCCTATTATCAGTAGGAAATCTCGAACCACACATCGAAAACTACCACCGTGGTGACATTGTGAAGGTAACGCGTAACAAAGCTTCGCATCTATCATGTACGGCCACTGGTAGACCAGCACCCACTATCCAATGGCTGTACGGTACTGTGGTGAGACAAGGCCAAGATGAATTTCCAGTCGACAATGCTGAAGACCCTGATCTCAAAGATGTGACAAGCCAGCTTACTTACACACCAACCCTTGATGATGAGGGTAAAACTATTAAATGTAAATCAGATAATGATGCTGATACAAAACATCAGGAGACAAATATTTACCTCGAAATTCAAG CGATCCCTACATCGGTAACAGTATTGCCATATGGATCATCTGACATTATCACTCTCACCCATGATGTGGAGGAAATATTCACGTGCATTGCAATCGGAGCTAAACCTAAATCATCAATACAGTGGTACATTGGCGATGAAGAACAGACGGCGGAGAGTGAGACTTCAAGACATAACCAGCAAGATCCAAGACTCCAAGACACAATAA TTTCTTTCAGCAGTTTAAGCTTCGATACATATGACAACGGTGACAACATCGTAGTCACAGCTGATAAGGCTACAACGCTGATGTGTATAGCCAGCAATTCCTACCCATCAACAAATATCAGGTGGTGTTTAGCAGATCAGGACATCACCAGTAATGCAACTGATATTATCACATGGAATATGGATGGAACAATGAACACAACAAGTAGCCTTGTGTTGATACCAAGGAAAGACATGTTTGGAAAACCGCTGTACTGTGAAGGCAATAATGTCGTGCAAATAATACCAC gAGAACCTGACCCACCAACGGATATATCAGTTATTGAGGTTACTTGGgaaaatattactgttacatGGACAGCTGGATATGACGGAGGCTTTCCACAATACTTTGTCGTAGGGCGTCGAATGTCTGGTACAGGAGATTTCGATGAGTCACAAGCGATACATGAATCTCAGTACACATTGACAGAACTGCAACCTGAGACTGCGTACGATATTTACATCAAAGCAAAAAATAACATCGACTGGAGTCAGCCATCAGAAACAATCGTCGTGGTCACTTCtg CAATACCATTGTCTCCACTAAATCCACCAAGTGGACAAAGCAACACTGGTATCATAGCTGGTTTAACAACGCCACTGATACTGTTGATGGTCGCCTTTGTCACCGTGCTGCTGATACTATTGAGAAAGGGTATAATAGGAAGAAAAGTTGTCAGAGAAGATGCGTTGAGCTGGATTATGTCAATGTAG